The nucleotide window ATCGATGACCCGGCCGCGCGGTCGGCGGTGGACGTAGAACGCGCTCTCAGCGCGGCGATCGGCGGGGCATGCAACGTGCCGTTCGGCGCGCTCGCGACCCTCTCGGATGGCGGGATCGACCTCCGTGCCGTCGTCGCGTCGTCGGACGGTCGACGGATCATCCGCGCGTCGGTCCGAGGGCCCCGATCCGACGGGGCGAAGGCGGTCGAGGAAGCGGCGCGCCGACTGCGGGATGAAGGAGCCGCCGAAATCCTGGAGGGCGCGGCCTGATGCCCCGATCCCTGGCGGGTCAAACGGTCCTGGTCGCGGCGTCCGAAGAGCGCACCGAAGCGATCGCCCGACGCCTCCGGAGCGAGGGGGCGAACGTCGTCCCGTTCCCCACGGTGCGAATCGATGCCGCTCCAAATCTGCGCAAGCTCGACGATGCCCTCCGGAAATGGCGCTCGTACGACTGGGTCGTCTTCACGAGCACGAACGGAGTCCGCGCCGCGATCGCTCGCGCGGGGACCCTGCGCCTCGGCTTGGGCACGCGGCCCCCGAGGATCGCCGCGGTGGGACCCGCGACGAAAGCCCTCGCCGAAGCCGAAGGCCTCTCCGTCGACGCCATGCCCGCGGAGTTCCTGACGGACGCAATCGCGCCGACCCTCGGGTCCGTCGCGGGCTCTCGGGTTCTCTTGGTTCGTTCGAGCCTCGGCCGAAAGTCCCTCGCCGAACGGCTCCGGGCGGACGGCGCCCACGTGGACGAGGTGAGTGCGTACGAGGCGAGGCTCTCCGCTCCCGACGTGTCGCGCCTCCCGGCGGCGAGCGGGATCGACCTCGTCGTGTTCACGAGCGGTTCGACGGTGCAGAACCTCGTAGCCTTGCTCCCGCCCCCGTACCTCGGGGTCCTGAGAGACCGTGCGGTGGCCGTATGCATCGGACCGGTGACCGCGGACGTCGCCCGCGCATCCGGATTCCGGGTCTCGATCGTGGCGCGCGAGCACACGGTCCCCGGACTCCTGCGGGCCCTCCAGGAGGTGCCGGCGATTGGGTGACGTGACGAGCCTCCTCCGCCGCCCCCGACGATTGCGGCGGACGGCCGCGATCCGAGACATCGTCCGCGAGACGCGATGGGACGTCGGGCAGCTGATCCAGCCCGTCTTCGTGCGGGAGGACGACCGGATCGACGCGAACGTCCCATCCATGCCGGGCATTCGGCGGTTCACGCCTTCCGAAGCGGCCGAAGAGGCCGCGGACCTGGCCGGCATGGGCGTGAAGGCGCTCTTGCTCTTCGGAGTCCCGTCCTCGAAGGATGAGCAGGGAAGCGGCGCCTACGCGGACGGCGGCGTCGTCCAAGAGTCGTTGCGGACCATCAAGGCGGACGTGCCGGACATCGTCGCCCTGGCCGACGTGTGCCTCTGCGAGTACACGGACCACGGACACTGCGGCGTCGTGATCGACGGCCGCGTGGACAACGACGCGTCGGTCGACCTCCTCGCCCGGACCGCGGTCAGCCTCGCCCGTGCGGGCGCCGACGCCGTCGCACCGAGCGCGATGATGGATGGGCAGGTCCGGGCCATCCGCGCTTCCTTGGACGGCGCGGGTTTCCACGACACGATCATCATGGCGTACGCGGCCAAGCATGCGTCGGCGTTCTACGGTCCCTTCCGGGTCGCCGCCGAATCGGCCCCGCGCTTCGGGGATCGACGCGGGTACCAGATGGACCCGGCGAACGTCCGCGAGGCGATGCGGGAAATCGCGTTGGACCTGGAGGAAGGCGCCGACGTCGTGATGGTCAAGCCCGCGCTCGCCTACCTCGACGTGATCCGGGCGGCCCGCGAGCGGTTCGACGCCCCACTCGCCGCGTACTCCGTGAGCGGCGAGTACGCGATGGTCAAGGCCGCGGCATCGAACGGTTGGCTCGACGAGCGGGCCGCGGTCCACGAGATCCTGACCGCGATCCGTCGCGCGGGGGCTGATCTCGTCATCACGTACCATGCGAAGTCGGTGGCCGAATGGGAGCGGAGGAAGGGCCGTGGTCGAGATTGATGGGCCGAGCGAAGGGGGAGCGAACCGCGAGTTCCTGAAATACACGTTCTACAAGGTCCAGGCGGAATGGCGGCGCCTCCCGGACGACATCCGGAAGAAACATCGCACGGAATTCGTCCGCCTCCTCCATGAGTTCGAGGACGACGTCACGATCCGGTGCTACGCGCTCCAAGGGATCCGCGCCGACGCCGATTTCATGACGTGGGCGATCGATCCGCGCCTCGAGACGTTCGTCGAGATGGCGCGCCGCGTCTTCTCGACGGAGCTTGGAGGCTACCTCGAGAGCGCGTACGCGTACCTCGCCGCCACGAGGCGATCGTCGTACCTCGGAGGCCATGCGCATCCGGGCCAGGACGGCTCGGGCAAGCGGGCGGTGCCTCACGGGAGCCGTTACCTGTTCGTCTATCCGTTCGTGAAGAAGCGGGAATGGTACTCGATCCCGTTCGAACACCGCCAAGAGATCATGCGGGATCACTTCCGGGTCGGTCACAAGTATCCGTCCGTCCAGATCCACACCGGGTACTCGTTCGGCCTCGACGACCAAGAGTTCGTCCTCGCCTTCGAATCGGACGAGCCGCTCGATTTCCTGGACCTCGTGATGGAGCTCCGGTCGAGCGAGGCAAGCCGGTACACGGAACGCGAGACGCCGATTTTCACGTGCATCCTATCGACTCCGGAGCACGTGCTCGACGCGTTGGGGCGTTGACGTGATGAAGCTCGAACCGGCCATCGTCCCGGCGCCTCGGTCCGAACGGCTCTTCGCTCGCGCGAAACGCAGCCTGGTCGGCGGGGTCGACAGTCCCGTCCGGGCCTACCGCGCGGTCGGAGGGACCCCTCGGTTCATCGTGCGCGGCCGAGGGCCGTGGATCGAGGATGCGGACGGACGCCGGTATCTCGACTATTGCGGTTCCTGGGGAGCCCTCCTCCTGGGCCACGCCGCCCCGGCGATCGTCGAGGCGGTCCGAGACGCCGCGGCACGCGGCACCAGTTTCGGGGCCGCCACGGAGGCCGAGGTCCGGCTCGCGGAGGCCGTCAAGCGACTCGTGCCGTCGATCGACCTGCTACGGTTCGTCAACTCGGGGACGGAAGCGACGATGTCGGCCGTTCGCGTCGCGCGCGGGTTCACGGGCCGCGATCGCATCGTGACGTTCGAGGGCAGCTACCATGGCCACGCGGATTCGTTCCTCGCGAAGGCCGGTTCCGGAGTCGCGGCCGCGGGGTTGCCCGCATCGGG belongs to Thermoplasmata archaeon and includes:
- the hemB gene encoding porphobilinogen synthase gives rise to the protein MTSLLRRPRRLRRTAAIRDIVRETRWDVGQLIQPVFVREDDRIDANVPSMPGIRRFTPSEAAEEAADLAGMGVKALLLFGVPSSKDEQGSGAYADGGVVQESLRTIKADVPDIVALADVCLCEYTDHGHCGVVIDGRVDNDASVDLLARTAVSLARAGADAVAPSAMMDGQVRAIRASLDGAGFHDTIIMAYAAKHASAFYGPFRVAAESAPRFGDRRGYQMDPANVREAMREIALDLEEGADVVMVKPALAYLDVIRAARERFDAPLAAYSVSGEYAMVKAAASNGWLDERAAVHEILTAIRRAGADLVITYHAKSVAEWERRKGRGRD
- a CDS encoding chlorite dismutase family protein, coding for MVEIDGPSEGGANREFLKYTFYKVQAEWRRLPDDIRKKHRTEFVRLLHEFEDDVTIRCYALQGIRADADFMTWAIDPRLETFVEMARRVFSTELGGYLESAYAYLAATRRSSYLGGHAHPGQDGSGKRAVPHGSRYLFVYPFVKKREWYSIPFEHRQEIMRDHFRVGHKYPSVQIHTGYSFGLDDQEFVLAFESDEPLDFLDLVMELRSSEASRYTERETPIFTCILSTPEHVLDALGR
- a CDS encoding uroporphyrinogen-III synthase; the protein is MPRSLAGQTVLVAASEERTEAIARRLRSEGANVVPFPTVRIDAAPNLRKLDDALRKWRSYDWVVFTSTNGVRAAIARAGTLRLGLGTRPPRIAAVGPATKALAEAEGLSVDAMPAEFLTDAIAPTLGSVAGSRVLLVRSSLGRKSLAERLRADGAHVDEVSAYEARLSAPDVSRLPAASGIDLVVFTSGSTVQNLVALLPPPYLGVLRDRAVAVCIGPVTADVARASGFRVSIVAREHTVPGLLRALQEVPAIG